The Cardiocondyla obscurior isolate alpha-2009 linkage group LG25, Cobs3.1, whole genome shotgun sequence genome has a segment encoding these proteins:
- the LOC139111895 gene encoding myosin-IIIb isoform X2, with protein sequence MTGGGTNMAYHGLSQHVNFDAIPDPGERFQLEELIGEGTYGEVYAAYDKETGSKVAIKILENVADNVEEIEEEYLVLRDLNRHPNIPLFHGLFLKRAKPGQEEDQLWFVMELCTGGSVTDLVQGLKKRGSRLTDDQIAYILKETVEALIFLHSNHCMHRDVKGHNILLTEEARVKLVDFGVSSHLAATLARKNTSVGTPYWMAPEVIACEQQLDSSYDSRCDVWSIGITAIELAEGDPPLSELHPMRALFQIPRNPPPSLKNPDVHTTDLTDFIAECLVKDLEHRPFASELREHPLLTKVEPIAEKIRERLREEICRQRAEGRVHRQPEVTTKHGKLKTDRKTRPEKMYMDDLAALDMLSEEAIVDQLQHRYEQTQIYTYIGDILVAVNPFTNLGLYTGIEQKRYKGQARSDNPPHIFAVADAAYQALLHQRQNQAIVISGESGAGKTESANLLLKQLVYLSKAPNRNLEERILQINPIMEAFGNATTGINANSSRFGKYLDLTMTKGGKVTGARISVYLLEQSRVIAQAEGERNFHIFYYMYDGLETDNRLSEYYLDRTLRKYHRYLTHYSHTSQTHIDKFQQLKMGFKVLGFQDSDVDTVYRVLAAILHLGDIEFAEVATQDNTDNKSRVVDAVPLHRVSKLLGVEQNDLVEALTSNSVMTRGETITRNNTVAEARAARDAMAKGLYGRLFDWMVNQINCLLCFSRSPNYEPLAIGLLDIFGFENFPRNSFEQLCINIANEQIQYYFNQHIFTWEQQEYMAEGIPVDLVEFSDNRPVLDMLLSKPMGLLALLDEESRFPRATNRTLIEKFHNNIKSKFYVRPKSDAVCFAIHHFAGRVVYQAEGFLEKNRNFLPPEVIELVRQSQYDMVRFLFQCPITKTGNLYSALQENDSRKSQSNQNTKERYSSRGLASQSRAQQTVATYFRYSLMDLLQKMVSGSPQFVRCIKPNDSRSPRFFDKDKVVKQLRYTGVLETIRIRQNGFSHRIPFNEFLKRYCFLAFGYDERVIASRDNCRLLLLRLKMDGWALGKSKVFLKYYHVEFLSKLYEEQLRKIIMVQACVRRWLAKIKFKKQKWQFAVSVVTLQRHIRGWLARKHTEEILAQKRAKEESETLDFMLNEVKRRAQENANGNNREKQHVRKNLEKNDAATIIQSHFRGYTIRKRFGCDLEERFKRILNNYDNIYDGHKALLREGLKNEDAALIVQRWYKKEEKLIRKKPPAKDPVHPKLRQADLIQFSQNVHMKNQEVHKNLRRNKPGIRLSDIEEPPVDYIRPEGFNMVQSILQYHSEAHPNEEDSVKYYRDLKEEMSRNRKDHVLEVNAERRDRTSQSDFAVAPEQHLSNIWHKALRHPSELRDNENTKKTVSTRVNDLRGKNLQSHTNGQRATGSPPHIHHSAGIRFMIDDRYNAINERQNVFNEQNLVNGHQNSVNEHPTSIGTRQIPCKINNGVGRNHTKVLNTERSELNNGLNKSEKTSDRSCHKQNGYAIKNRQNNVNHKNGINRLASGRATNQGQLQNDTFNITTNLRQLLRPTVIEKRQESAKAEYDTEDINGPYNFRQLLRPTEHLPTESLRKRKGGIVSSEVPLPKDKIPEKHVKRRAPLAPTQNKLVNVKK encoded by the exons ATGACCGGAGGTGGAACTAACATGGCATACCACGGCCTCAGTCAACACGTCAATTTCGACGCGATACCAGATCCAGGGGAACGATTTCAATTGGAGGAATTAATCGGCGAGGGTACATATGGCGAAGTGTACGCCGCTTATGATAAAGAAACCGGCAGCAAGGTAGCCATAAAAATACTAGAAAACGTTGCCGACAACGTCGAGGAAATCGAAGAAGAATATTTGGTGTTGAGAGATTTGAATCGGCATCCAAATATTCCCCTCTTTCACGGTTTATTTCTAAAGCGAGCGAAACCTGGTCAAGAAGAGGATCAATTATGGTTCGTGATGGAG TTGTGCACTGGGGGCTCCGTGACCGATCTCGTGCAGGGACTTAAAAAACGCGGCAGCCGCCTAACGGATGACCAGATAGCTTATATCTTGAAGGAGACTGTCGAAGCTCTGATCTTTTTACACAGTAATCACTGCATGCATCGCGATGTAAAAGGTCACAACATTCTACTCACGGAAGAGGCACGCGTGAAATTGGTCGATTTCGGCGTGTCCTCGCATTTGGCCGCGACTCTCGCGAGAAAGAACACGTCTGTCGGGACACCGTATTGGATGGCGCCGGAG GTGATAGCGTGCGAGCAACAGCTGGACTCGTCGTACGATTCGCGTTGCGACGTCTGGTCGATCGGCATCACCGCTATCGAGTTAGCCGAGGGCGACCCTCCGCTGTCGGAGTTGCATCCGATGCGAGCGCTTTTTCAAATTCCGAGAAACCCGCCGCCTTCCTTGAAGAATCCGGACGTGCACACGACAGACCTGACGGACTTCATAGCCGAATGCCTGGTGAAGGATCTAGAGCACCGGCCGTTCGCGAGCGAATTGAGAGAGCATCCGTTATTGACAAAGGTGGAACCAATCGCAGAGAAAATCAGAGAACGATTGAGAGAGGAGATATGTAGACAGAGAGCAGAAGGTCGTGTTCACCGGCAGCCGGAAGTGACTACGAAACATGGCAAATTGAAGACGGACCGCAAGACGAGACCGGAGAAGATGTACATGGATGACCTGGCGGCCCTCGACATGCTATCGGAGGAGGCTATTGTCGATCAATTACAGCACCGATACGAGCAAACGCAGATATACACATACATCGGCGACATACTGGTCGCTGTTAATCCTTTTACTAATCTAGGTTTATACACTGGTATC gaACAAAAACGATACAAAGGACAAGCGAGATCGGACAATCCCCCGCATATATTCGCGGTCGCCGATGCAGCGTATCAAGCTCTACTACATCAACGTCAAAACCAAGCGATAGTCATCAGCGGTGAATCAGGTGCCGGAAAGACGGAAAGTGCAAATTTGCTACTGAAACAGCTGGTTTATCTCAGCAAGGCACCGAATCGCAATCTCGAGGAAAGAATACTTCAAATAAATCCAATAATGGAAGCTTTCGGAAACGCGACGACCGGCATCAACGCGAACTCTTCTAGATTTGGAAAGTATCTAGATCTAACAATGACGAAAGGCGGAAAAGTGACCGGTGCGCGAATCTCGGTGTACCTGTTGGAACAATCGCGAGTGATCGCCCAAGCCGA GGGTGAGCGAAACTTTCACATTTTCTACTACATGTACGACGGTCTAGAAACGGACAACCGCCTCTCGGAATATTATCTCGACCGCACGCTGCGGAAGTATCATCGGTATCTCACGCATTATAGTCACACGTCGCAGACGCACATTGACAAATTCCAACAGCTCAAAATGGGTTTCAAGGTGCTCGGATTTCAGGACAGCGATGTAGACACGGTGTATCGAGTTTTAGCCGCTATTCTCCACCTAGGTGACATTGAATTCGCAGAAGTGGCGACGCAAGACAACACTGACAATAAAAGCAGAGTGGTCGACGCTGTTCCCTTACACAGag TTTCAAAACTACTCGGGGTTGAACAGAACGATCTTGTGGAGGCCCTGACATCAAACTCGGTGATGACGAGAGGCGAGACAATTACGAGAAACAATACGGTGGCCGAAGCTCGGGCGGCACGTGACGCAATGGCCAAGGGTCTCTATGGTCGGCTCTTCGATTGGATGGTCAACCAGATCAATTGTTTACTATGCTTCAGCCGCTCGCCGAATTACGAACCGCTCGCGATTGGGCTCCTCGACATTTTCGGCTTTGAAAACTTTCCCAGAAACTCGTTCGAGCAACTCTGCATCAACATAGCTAACGAGCAGATACAGTACTACTTCAACCAGCACATCTTCACTTGGGAGCAGCAGGAATACATGGCCGAGGGAATACCTGTGGACCTTGTCGAGTTTTCCGACAACAGGCCGGTTCTCGATATGCTACTAAGCAAGCCCATGGGGCTTCTGGCGCTTCTCGATGAAGAAAGTCGATTTCCCAGAGCGACCAATCGAACATTGATCG AAAAATTCCACAACAACATTAAATCAAAATTCTACGTACGGCCTAAATCGGACGCGGTCTGTTTCGCGATACATCATTTCGCCGGCCGTGTAGTCTATCAAGCCGAAGGATTTCTCGAGAAGAACAGAAACTTTCTGCCACCTGAAGTCATTGAACTGGTACGACAATCGCAATACGATATGGTTCGTTTCTTGTTTCAATGCCCGATAACAAAAACCGGTAACTTATATTCGGCACTACAAGAAAATGACTCTAGAAAATCGCAGTCGAATCAAAACACAAAG GAACGATATTCCAGTCGAGGTTTAGCATCGCAATCAAGAGCTCAACAAACAGTGGCAACGTATTTCCGGTACTCTCTAATGGATCTACTACAAAAAATGGTATCCGGCTCGCCTCAGTTCGTGCGATGCATAAAACCAAATGACTCGAGAAGTCCACGCTTTTTCGACAAAGACAAAGTCGTAAAGCAGCTGAGGTACACCGGTGTCCTCGAAACTATACGTATAAGACAAAATGGATTTTCCCACAGGATACCATTTAATGAATTTCTTAAAAG ATATTGCTTCCTGGCTTTTGGCTACGACGAACGGGTGATTGCAAGCCGTGATAATTGTCGGCTTCTTCTATTACGGTTAAAAATGGACGGATGGGCGTTAGGCAAGTCAAAAGTTTTCCTCAAATACTATCACGTCGAATTTCTTTCAAAACTGTACGAAGAGCAactgagaaaaataattatggtCCAAGCGTGTGTTCGACGATGgcttgcaaaaataaaattcaagaaGCAGAAATGGCAATTTGCTGTATCAGTGGTCACGCTGCAGCGTCACATTCGAGGATGGCTGGCTCGGAAGCACACGGAAGAAATATTGGCTCAAAAACGTGCGAAAGAAGAAAGTGAAACGCTCGATTTTATGCTGA ACGAGGTAAAACGTAGAGCGCAAGAAAATGCGAATggaaataatcgcgaaaagCAACATGTACGTAAAAATTTAGAGAAGAACGACGCCGCGACTATTATACAAAGTC ACTTCCGAGGTTATACTATTCGTAAACGATTTGGATGCGATTTGGAAGAACGTTTCAAGagaatattgaataattatgataatatataCGATGGTCACAAAGCACTGTTGCGCGAAGGACTAAAGAACGAAGATGCAGCCTTGATTGTTCAAAGATGGtacaaaaaagaagaaaaactaATTAGAAAGAAGCCACCCGCAAAGGATCCCGTGCATCCTAAACTCCGACAAGCggatttaatacaattttctcaaaat GTACATATGAAGAACCAGGAGGTTCACAAAAATCTCCGTCGCAACAAACCCGGTATTAGATTGAGCGACATCGAAGAGCCACCAGTCGATTACATTCGTCCCGAGGGATTTAATATGGTGCAATCAATATTGCAATATCACAGCGAAGCCCACCCAAATGAAGAAGACAGTGTCAAGTACTACCGAGATTTGAAGGAAGAGATGAGCAG AAATCGGAAAGATCACGTTTTGGAGGTGAATGCCGAGAGAAGAGATCGTACATCTCAGAGCGATTTTGCAGTGGCGCCAGAGCAGCATTTGTCGAATATTTGGCACAAAGCCCTGAGGCATCCGTCCGAATTACGCGACAACGAGAACACCAAGAAAACTGTCAG tACAAGGGTTAATGACCTGCGTGGCAAAAACTTGCAATCACACACGAACGGACAACGTGCAACCGGCTCTCCTCCGCATATCCACCATTCAGCTGGCATACGATTCATGATCGACGACCGATATAACGCAATAAACGAACGGCAGAATGTCTTTAACGAACAGAATCTCGTTAATGGACATCAAAATTCCGTCAACGAGCATCCGACATCGATCGGCACCCGTCAGATtccttgtaaaataaataacggtGTTGGAAGAAATCACACTAAAGTTCTGAATACCGAGCGATCAGAGTTAAACAACGGCTTAAATAAATCGGAGAAGACATCGGATCGATCGTGCCATAAGCAAAATGGCTACGCAATAAAAAATCGTCAGAATAATGTCAATCATAAAAATGGTATTAATCGATTAGCGAGCGGAAGAGCAACGAATCAAGGACAACTCCAGAACGATACTTTCAATATCACGACTAATCTAAGGCAGCTTCTGAGGCCGACGGTGATCGAGAAACGCCAGGAGAGTGCCAAGGCAGAGTACGATACGGAAGATATAAACGGCCCTTACAACTTTAGACAGCTGTTAAGACCTACGGAACACCTACCGACGGAATCTTTGCGAAAACGAAAAGGAGGGATTGTTTCTAGCGAAGTGCCTTTACCAAAAGATAAGATCCCGGAGAAACATGTTAAAAGAAGAGCGCCATTGGCACCGACccaaaataaattagtaaacGTAAAAAAGTAA
- the LOC139111895 gene encoding myosin-IIIb isoform X1 — MTGGGTNMAYHGLSQHVNFDAIPDPGERFQLEELIGEGTYGEVYAAYDKETGSKVAIKILENVADNVEEIEEEYLVLRDLNRHPNIPLFHGLFLKRAKPGQEEDQLWFVMELCTGGSVTDLVQGLKKRGSRLTDDQIAYILKETVEALIFLHSNHCMHRDVKGHNILLTEEARVKLVDFGVSSHLAATLARKNTSVGTPYWMAPEVIACEQQLDSSYDSRCDVWSIGITAIELAEGDPPLSELHPMRALFQIPRNPPPSLKNPDVHTTDLTDFIAECLVKDLEHRPFASELREHPLLTKVEPIAEKIRERLREEICRQRAEGRVHRQPEVTTKHGKLKTDRKTRPEKMYMDDLAALDMLSEEAIVDQLQHRYEQTQIYTYIGDILVAVNPFTNLGLYTGIEQKRYKGQARSDNPPHIFAVADAAYQALLHQRQNQAIVISGESGAGKTESANLLLKQLVYLSKAPNRNLEERILQINPIMEAFGNATTGINANSSRFGKYLDLTMTKGGKVTGARISVYLLEQSRVIAQAEGERNFHIFYYMYDGLETDNRLSEYYLDRTLRKYHRYLTHYSHTSQTHIDKFQQLKMGFKVLGFQDSDVDTVYRVLAAILHLGDIEFAEVATQDNTDNKSRVVDAVPLHRVSKLLGVEQNDLVEALTSNSVMTRGETITRNNTVAEARAARDAMAKGLYGRLFDWMVNQINCLLCFSRSPNYEPLAIGLLDIFGFENFPRNSFEQLCINIANEQIQYYFNQHIFTWEQQEYMAEGIPVDLVEFSDNRPVLDMLLSKPMGLLALLDEESRFPRATNRTLIEKFHNNIKSKFYVRPKSDAVCFAIHHFAGRVVYQAEGFLEKNRNFLPPEVIELVRQSQYDMVRFLFQCPITKTGNLYSALQENDSRKSQSNQNTKERYSSRGLASQSRAQQTVATYFRYSLMDLLQKMVSGSPQFVRCIKPNDSRSPRFFDKDKVVKQLRYTGVLETIRIRQNGFSHRIPFNEFLKRYCFLAFGYDERVIASRDNCRLLLLRLKMDGWALGKSKVFLKYYHVEFLSKLYEEQLRKIIMVQACVRRWLAKIKFKKQKWQFAVSVVTLQRHIRGWLARKHTEEILAQKRAKEESETLDFMLNEVKRRAQENANGNNREKQHVRKNLEKNDAATIIQSHFRGYTIRKRFGCDLEERFKRILNNYDNIYDGHKALLREGLKNEDAALIVQRWYKKEEKLIRKKPPAKDPVHPKLRQADLIQFSQNVHMKNQEVHKNLRRNKPGIRLSDIEEPPVDYIRPEGFNMVQSILQYHSEAHPNEEDSVKYYRDLKEEMSSGSEFEDDEVGWDLPLIRLENDLHSSSRNRKDHVLEVNAERRDRTSQSDFAVAPEQHLSNIWHKALRHPSELRDNENTKKTVSTRVNDLRGKNLQSHTNGQRATGSPPHIHHSAGIRFMIDDRYNAINERQNVFNEQNLVNGHQNSVNEHPTSIGTRQIPCKINNGVGRNHTKVLNTERSELNNGLNKSEKTSDRSCHKQNGYAIKNRQNNVNHKNGINRLASGRATNQGQLQNDTFNITTNLRQLLRPTVIEKRQESAKAEYDTEDINGPYNFRQLLRPTEHLPTESLRKRKGGIVSSEVPLPKDKIPEKHVKRRAPLAPTQNKLVNVKK, encoded by the exons ATGACCGGAGGTGGAACTAACATGGCATACCACGGCCTCAGTCAACACGTCAATTTCGACGCGATACCAGATCCAGGGGAACGATTTCAATTGGAGGAATTAATCGGCGAGGGTACATATGGCGAAGTGTACGCCGCTTATGATAAAGAAACCGGCAGCAAGGTAGCCATAAAAATACTAGAAAACGTTGCCGACAACGTCGAGGAAATCGAAGAAGAATATTTGGTGTTGAGAGATTTGAATCGGCATCCAAATATTCCCCTCTTTCACGGTTTATTTCTAAAGCGAGCGAAACCTGGTCAAGAAGAGGATCAATTATGGTTCGTGATGGAG TTGTGCACTGGGGGCTCCGTGACCGATCTCGTGCAGGGACTTAAAAAACGCGGCAGCCGCCTAACGGATGACCAGATAGCTTATATCTTGAAGGAGACTGTCGAAGCTCTGATCTTTTTACACAGTAATCACTGCATGCATCGCGATGTAAAAGGTCACAACATTCTACTCACGGAAGAGGCACGCGTGAAATTGGTCGATTTCGGCGTGTCCTCGCATTTGGCCGCGACTCTCGCGAGAAAGAACACGTCTGTCGGGACACCGTATTGGATGGCGCCGGAG GTGATAGCGTGCGAGCAACAGCTGGACTCGTCGTACGATTCGCGTTGCGACGTCTGGTCGATCGGCATCACCGCTATCGAGTTAGCCGAGGGCGACCCTCCGCTGTCGGAGTTGCATCCGATGCGAGCGCTTTTTCAAATTCCGAGAAACCCGCCGCCTTCCTTGAAGAATCCGGACGTGCACACGACAGACCTGACGGACTTCATAGCCGAATGCCTGGTGAAGGATCTAGAGCACCGGCCGTTCGCGAGCGAATTGAGAGAGCATCCGTTATTGACAAAGGTGGAACCAATCGCAGAGAAAATCAGAGAACGATTGAGAGAGGAGATATGTAGACAGAGAGCAGAAGGTCGTGTTCACCGGCAGCCGGAAGTGACTACGAAACATGGCAAATTGAAGACGGACCGCAAGACGAGACCGGAGAAGATGTACATGGATGACCTGGCGGCCCTCGACATGCTATCGGAGGAGGCTATTGTCGATCAATTACAGCACCGATACGAGCAAACGCAGATATACACATACATCGGCGACATACTGGTCGCTGTTAATCCTTTTACTAATCTAGGTTTATACACTGGTATC gaACAAAAACGATACAAAGGACAAGCGAGATCGGACAATCCCCCGCATATATTCGCGGTCGCCGATGCAGCGTATCAAGCTCTACTACATCAACGTCAAAACCAAGCGATAGTCATCAGCGGTGAATCAGGTGCCGGAAAGACGGAAAGTGCAAATTTGCTACTGAAACAGCTGGTTTATCTCAGCAAGGCACCGAATCGCAATCTCGAGGAAAGAATACTTCAAATAAATCCAATAATGGAAGCTTTCGGAAACGCGACGACCGGCATCAACGCGAACTCTTCTAGATTTGGAAAGTATCTAGATCTAACAATGACGAAAGGCGGAAAAGTGACCGGTGCGCGAATCTCGGTGTACCTGTTGGAACAATCGCGAGTGATCGCCCAAGCCGA GGGTGAGCGAAACTTTCACATTTTCTACTACATGTACGACGGTCTAGAAACGGACAACCGCCTCTCGGAATATTATCTCGACCGCACGCTGCGGAAGTATCATCGGTATCTCACGCATTATAGTCACACGTCGCAGACGCACATTGACAAATTCCAACAGCTCAAAATGGGTTTCAAGGTGCTCGGATTTCAGGACAGCGATGTAGACACGGTGTATCGAGTTTTAGCCGCTATTCTCCACCTAGGTGACATTGAATTCGCAGAAGTGGCGACGCAAGACAACACTGACAATAAAAGCAGAGTGGTCGACGCTGTTCCCTTACACAGag TTTCAAAACTACTCGGGGTTGAACAGAACGATCTTGTGGAGGCCCTGACATCAAACTCGGTGATGACGAGAGGCGAGACAATTACGAGAAACAATACGGTGGCCGAAGCTCGGGCGGCACGTGACGCAATGGCCAAGGGTCTCTATGGTCGGCTCTTCGATTGGATGGTCAACCAGATCAATTGTTTACTATGCTTCAGCCGCTCGCCGAATTACGAACCGCTCGCGATTGGGCTCCTCGACATTTTCGGCTTTGAAAACTTTCCCAGAAACTCGTTCGAGCAACTCTGCATCAACATAGCTAACGAGCAGATACAGTACTACTTCAACCAGCACATCTTCACTTGGGAGCAGCAGGAATACATGGCCGAGGGAATACCTGTGGACCTTGTCGAGTTTTCCGACAACAGGCCGGTTCTCGATATGCTACTAAGCAAGCCCATGGGGCTTCTGGCGCTTCTCGATGAAGAAAGTCGATTTCCCAGAGCGACCAATCGAACATTGATCG AAAAATTCCACAACAACATTAAATCAAAATTCTACGTACGGCCTAAATCGGACGCGGTCTGTTTCGCGATACATCATTTCGCCGGCCGTGTAGTCTATCAAGCCGAAGGATTTCTCGAGAAGAACAGAAACTTTCTGCCACCTGAAGTCATTGAACTGGTACGACAATCGCAATACGATATGGTTCGTTTCTTGTTTCAATGCCCGATAACAAAAACCGGTAACTTATATTCGGCACTACAAGAAAATGACTCTAGAAAATCGCAGTCGAATCAAAACACAAAG GAACGATATTCCAGTCGAGGTTTAGCATCGCAATCAAGAGCTCAACAAACAGTGGCAACGTATTTCCGGTACTCTCTAATGGATCTACTACAAAAAATGGTATCCGGCTCGCCTCAGTTCGTGCGATGCATAAAACCAAATGACTCGAGAAGTCCACGCTTTTTCGACAAAGACAAAGTCGTAAAGCAGCTGAGGTACACCGGTGTCCTCGAAACTATACGTATAAGACAAAATGGATTTTCCCACAGGATACCATTTAATGAATTTCTTAAAAG ATATTGCTTCCTGGCTTTTGGCTACGACGAACGGGTGATTGCAAGCCGTGATAATTGTCGGCTTCTTCTATTACGGTTAAAAATGGACGGATGGGCGTTAGGCAAGTCAAAAGTTTTCCTCAAATACTATCACGTCGAATTTCTTTCAAAACTGTACGAAGAGCAactgagaaaaataattatggtCCAAGCGTGTGTTCGACGATGgcttgcaaaaataaaattcaagaaGCAGAAATGGCAATTTGCTGTATCAGTGGTCACGCTGCAGCGTCACATTCGAGGATGGCTGGCTCGGAAGCACACGGAAGAAATATTGGCTCAAAAACGTGCGAAAGAAGAAAGTGAAACGCTCGATTTTATGCTGA ACGAGGTAAAACGTAGAGCGCAAGAAAATGCGAATggaaataatcgcgaaaagCAACATGTACGTAAAAATTTAGAGAAGAACGACGCCGCGACTATTATACAAAGTC ACTTCCGAGGTTATACTATTCGTAAACGATTTGGATGCGATTTGGAAGAACGTTTCAAGagaatattgaataattatgataatatataCGATGGTCACAAAGCACTGTTGCGCGAAGGACTAAAGAACGAAGATGCAGCCTTGATTGTTCAAAGATGGtacaaaaaagaagaaaaactaATTAGAAAGAAGCCACCCGCAAAGGATCCCGTGCATCCTAAACTCCGACAAGCggatttaatacaattttctcaaaat GTACATATGAAGAACCAGGAGGTTCACAAAAATCTCCGTCGCAACAAACCCGGTATTAGATTGAGCGACATCGAAGAGCCACCAGTCGATTACATTCGTCCCGAGGGATTTAATATGGTGCAATCAATATTGCAATATCACAGCGAAGCCCACCCAAATGAAGAAGACAGTGTCAAGTACTACCGAGATTTGAAGGAAGAGATGAGCAG TGGTTCGGAATTCGAAGACGACGAAGTTGGCTGGGACTTGCCGTTGATACGGCTAGAGAATGACCTTCACTCATCGTCGAG AAATCGGAAAGATCACGTTTTGGAGGTGAATGCCGAGAGAAGAGATCGTACATCTCAGAGCGATTTTGCAGTGGCGCCAGAGCAGCATTTGTCGAATATTTGGCACAAAGCCCTGAGGCATCCGTCCGAATTACGCGACAACGAGAACACCAAGAAAACTGTCAG tACAAGGGTTAATGACCTGCGTGGCAAAAACTTGCAATCACACACGAACGGACAACGTGCAACCGGCTCTCCTCCGCATATCCACCATTCAGCTGGCATACGATTCATGATCGACGACCGATATAACGCAATAAACGAACGGCAGAATGTCTTTAACGAACAGAATCTCGTTAATGGACATCAAAATTCCGTCAACGAGCATCCGACATCGATCGGCACCCGTCAGATtccttgtaaaataaataacggtGTTGGAAGAAATCACACTAAAGTTCTGAATACCGAGCGATCAGAGTTAAACAACGGCTTAAATAAATCGGAGAAGACATCGGATCGATCGTGCCATAAGCAAAATGGCTACGCAATAAAAAATCGTCAGAATAATGTCAATCATAAAAATGGTATTAATCGATTAGCGAGCGGAAGAGCAACGAATCAAGGACAACTCCAGAACGATACTTTCAATATCACGACTAATCTAAGGCAGCTTCTGAGGCCGACGGTGATCGAGAAACGCCAGGAGAGTGCCAAGGCAGAGTACGATACGGAAGATATAAACGGCCCTTACAACTTTAGACAGCTGTTAAGACCTACGGAACACCTACCGACGGAATCTTTGCGAAAACGAAAAGGAGGGATTGTTTCTAGCGAAGTGCCTTTACCAAAAGATAAGATCCCGGAGAAACATGTTAAAAGAAGAGCGCCATTGGCACCGACccaaaataaattagtaaacGTAAAAAAGTAA